A part of Uloborus diversus isolate 005 chromosome 6, Udiv.v.3.1, whole genome shotgun sequence genomic DNA contains:
- the LOC129224177 gene encoding E2F-associated phosphoprotein-like: MDDEYVIEEQSDEEYDTSSSEDEFTDFIKRECGILEVEDDFEAEVDKVMSAHMDKIKASTGGKEQNEASCSNAERAFNYNDEKEKINDELLYDPDMDDDDEKWINEKRRSYIFPADKSNKQVKPLPNSDAVLNCPACLSLLCLDCQRHDIYKNQYRAMFVSNCNVNHSETLKYPVKKKKMKNTKMLLNDENYNPVVCSICNTEVAVYDSEEVYHFFNVLASY, encoded by the coding sequence ATGGATGACGAATATGTAATCGAAGAGCAAAGTGATGAAGAATATGATACGTCTAGTTCTGAAGATGAATTCACGGATTTCATTAAAAGAGAATGCGGAATACTTGAAGTTGAAGATGATTTCGAAGCTGAAGTAGACAAAGTAATGTCTGCTCATATGGACAAAATAAAAGCTTCCACAGGGGGGAAAGAACAAAATGAAGCGAGTTGTTCGAATGCAGAAAGAGCTTTTAATTATAATGATGAGAAGGAAAAGATAAATGATGAGCTTCTCTATGATCCAGACATGGATGATGACGATGAAAAGTGGATTAATGAAAAGCGCCGTTCATATATTTTTCCAGCGGATAAAAGCAACAAACAGGTGAAACCACTGCCTAATAGCGATGCGGTACTTAACTGTCCAGCATGTTTGTCTTTATTGTGTTTAGATTGTCAGAGACatgatatttataaaaatcagTATAGAGCCATGTTTGTTTCAAATTGTAATGTTAACCATTCAGAAACTCTGAAATATCcagttaaaaagaagaaaatgaagaatacAAAGATGCTGCTAAATGATGAAAATTATAATCCTGTTGTGTGTTCCATATGTAATACTGAAGTAGCTGTATATGACTCAGAAGAAGTGTATCACTTTTTCAACGTACTTGCAAGTTattag